In a genomic window of Micromonospora cremea:
- a CDS encoding metallophosphoesterase, whose product MLAVLGFVAVLALVTGLIHLYLWKRLVRDTTTPGRWRRIGAIAALVLALLVPVTLAGTEAGLYWLAWPGYLWLAVMFYLLVLLAVLEVPMLVTRLVLRRRVIAAEPTTAAPEPVLVGAAGPTDPPAASAVRAPDHDPARRLLLARGAAIFAGLTATGITGYGVRTALGPPQLDRVQIPIGKLPRSMDGLRIATVSDIHLGPLRGRAHTERIVAAINRLDADLVAVVGDLVDGSVAELGSAAAPLRDLRSRYGSFFVTGNHEYYSGVEEWVQEVDRLGLRVLQNQRQEIQARGGVLDLAGVNDLSGTGTGLAAGPDFAAALGDRDPSRPVVLLAHQPVAAKEAARYGVDLQLSGHTHGGQIVPFNLAVRLEQPVVSGLGEVDGTKVYVTNGAGFWGPPVRVGAEPQITLVELRSA is encoded by the coding sequence ATGCTGGCGGTTCTGGGGTTCGTTGCCGTCCTGGCACTGGTCACCGGTCTCATCCATCTCTACCTGTGGAAGCGACTGGTCCGGGACACCACCACACCGGGCCGCTGGCGGCGGATCGGCGCGATCGCGGCCCTGGTGTTGGCGCTCCTCGTGCCGGTCACCCTCGCCGGCACGGAGGCCGGGCTCTACTGGCTCGCCTGGCCGGGCTACCTATGGCTCGCGGTGATGTTCTACCTGCTGGTCCTGCTCGCCGTGCTGGAAGTGCCGATGCTGGTCACCCGGCTGGTGCTGCGCCGCCGGGTCATCGCCGCCGAGCCCACCACCGCCGCACCCGAGCCGGTGCTGGTCGGCGCCGCCGGGCCCACCGACCCGCCAGCCGCCAGCGCGGTTCGTGCGCCCGACCACGACCCGGCACGCCGGCTGTTGCTGGCCCGCGGGGCGGCCATCTTCGCCGGCCTCACCGCCACCGGCATCACGGGGTACGGGGTACGCACCGCGCTCGGCCCGCCGCAGCTGGACCGGGTGCAGATCCCGATCGGCAAGCTCCCGCGCAGCATGGACGGCCTGCGCATCGCCACCGTCTCCGACATCCACCTCGGCCCGCTGCGCGGCCGGGCGCACACCGAGCGCATCGTCGCCGCGATCAACCGCCTCGACGCGGACCTGGTCGCGGTCGTCGGCGACCTGGTCGACGGCTCGGTCGCCGAACTGGGGTCGGCCGCCGCGCCGCTGCGCGACCTGCGCTCCCGGTACGGCAGCTTCTTCGTCACCGGCAACCACGAGTACTACTCCGGGGTCGAGGAGTGGGTCCAGGAGGTGGACCGGCTCGGCCTGCGGGTGCTGCAGAACCAGCGGCAGGAGATCCAGGCCCGGGGCGGCGTGCTCGACCTGGCCGGCGTGAACGACCTCTCGGGCACGGGCACCGGCCTCGCCGCCGGGCCGGACTTCGCCGCCGCGCTCGGTGACCGCGACCCGAGCCGACCGGTGGTCCTGCTCGCGCACCAACCGGTGGCGGCGAAGGAGGCGGCGCGGTACGGCGTCGACCTGCAACTGTCCGGGCACACCCACGGCGGGCAGATAGTGCCGTTCAACCTGGCCGTCCGGCTCGAACAGCCGGTGGTCAGTGGGCTCGGCGAGGTCGACGGCACCAAGGTCTACGTGACCAACGGCGCCGGTTTCTGGGGTCCGCCGGTCCGGGTCGGGGCCGAACCGCAGATCACCCTGGTCGAGCTGCGCTCGGCATAG
- a CDS encoding UvrD-helicase domain-containing protein has translation MPPFSAVPPGGLPPFVADLHIHSKYSRACSRDLTLPNLAWWARRKGIALLGTGDFTHPAWYDHLRETLRPAEPGLYRLDPEAERDIARRLPPRLAGTAEADPVRFMLSVEISTIYKRDDRTRKVHHLIYLPDLDAVARFNAALGRIGNLGSDGRPILGLDSRDLLEITLEASPDGYLVPAHIWTPWFSALGSKSGFDAIADCYADLAEHIFAVETGLSSDPAMNWRVGSLDRYQLVSNSDAHSPPALGREATVLTAERDYFAVREALRTGDGLAGTIEFFPEEGKYHADGHRLCGINWSPERTRAADGRCPECGKPLTVGVLSRIEELADRAEGHRPAHAREVTHLVPLAEILGEINRVGARSKKVEGRLNELLAALGPELEILTTTPLTDIAQAGGELLAEGIGRLRRGDVRRVPGYDGEYGVITLFDPAELGASAGTAQETLFDVPVPAQRRPAQSAARAAARRPAAAKAEPKRRTAPPPAPPIASPPSPHEPFEPMLAGMEEVGTGLLDRLDAMQRVAASAPGGPLLIVAGPGTGKTRTLTHRIAYLCAELNVFPEHCLAITFTRRAAEELRHRLDGLLGPVAEDVTVGTFHALGLTILRENADAAGLPVDFRIADDAERAAARSEAGDDQASYTALLRKQDLVDLDELVSLPVELLRADRELVGRYRDRWRWIFVDEYQDVDAVQYELLRLLSPADGNLCAIGDPDQAIYSFRGADVGYFLRFSQDFTDARLVRLNRNYRSSAPILAAAVQAIAPSSLVRGRRLDPARLDPEAPLVGRYPAASVAEEADFVVRTVDELVGGLSHRSLDSGRIDGRSTSLSFSDIAVLYRTDAQAAPIVDALTRANIPVQKRSHDRLRDRPGVAAIARELRHADGLAGSLAARVRLAGQVVAERFAVPTLDGAGAGRPEDVRSAVDLLTPLARRCGDDLETFLSQLATGAEVDALDPRAEAVTLLTLHAAKGLEFPVVFLVGAEDGLLPLRWPGSTPDEDAVAEERRLFFVGLTRAQDRLYVTHAARRTRHGVERDCAPSPFLGAIDPGLFERFGETEPRRPKDRQLRLI, from the coding sequence GTGCCCCCGTTCAGCGCCGTACCCCCCGGTGGCCTCCCGCCATTCGTCGCGGACCTGCACATCCACTCGAAATACTCGCGCGCGTGCAGCCGCGACCTCACCCTGCCGAATCTCGCTTGGTGGGCCCGGCGCAAGGGCATCGCCCTGCTCGGCACCGGAGACTTCACCCACCCCGCCTGGTACGACCACCTGCGGGAGACGCTGCGCCCGGCCGAACCGGGGCTCTACCGGCTCGACCCAGAGGCGGAGCGGGACATCGCCCGCCGGCTGCCGCCCCGACTCGCCGGCACGGCGGAGGCGGATCCGGTCCGGTTCATGCTGAGCGTGGAGATCTCCACCATCTACAAGCGGGACGACCGGACCCGCAAGGTGCACCACCTGATCTACCTACCCGACCTGGACGCGGTGGCCCGGTTCAACGCCGCGCTCGGCCGGATCGGCAACCTCGGCTCCGACGGCCGGCCGATCCTCGGCCTGGACTCCCGCGACCTGCTGGAGATCACCCTGGAGGCGAGCCCGGACGGCTATCTGGTTCCGGCGCACATCTGGACGCCGTGGTTCTCCGCGCTGGGCTCGAAGTCCGGCTTCGACGCGATCGCCGACTGCTACGCCGACCTGGCCGAGCACATCTTCGCCGTGGAGACCGGCCTCTCCTCGGATCCGGCGATGAACTGGCGGGTCGGCAGCCTGGACCGCTACCAACTGGTCTCCAACTCGGACGCGCACTCCCCGCCGGCGCTGGGCCGGGAGGCGACCGTGCTGACCGCCGAGCGGGACTACTTCGCCGTCCGGGAGGCGCTGCGGACCGGCGACGGCCTGGCCGGCACCATCGAGTTCTTCCCGGAGGAGGGCAAGTACCACGCGGACGGGCACCGGCTGTGCGGGATCAACTGGTCCCCCGAGCGGACCCGGGCCGCGGACGGACGCTGCCCCGAGTGTGGCAAGCCGCTCACCGTGGGCGTCCTCAGCCGCATCGAGGAGCTGGCCGACCGAGCGGAGGGGCATCGGCCGGCGCATGCGCGGGAGGTCACCCACCTGGTGCCGCTGGCCGAGATCCTCGGCGAGATCAACAGGGTGGGCGCCCGATCGAAGAAGGTCGAGGGGCGGCTCAACGAGCTGCTCGCCGCGCTCGGGCCCGAGCTGGAGATCCTGACCACGACGCCGCTGACCGACATCGCGCAGGCCGGCGGCGAGCTGCTCGCGGAGGGCATCGGGCGGCTCCGGCGCGGCGACGTGCGCCGGGTGCCGGGCTACGACGGCGAGTACGGAGTGATCACCCTCTTCGACCCGGCGGAGCTGGGCGCCAGCGCCGGCACGGCGCAGGAGACGCTGTTCGACGTACCGGTGCCGGCGCAGCGGAGACCCGCGCAGTCGGCAGCTCGGGCGGCGGCCAGGCGCCCCGCGGCGGCGAAGGCGGAGCCGAAGCGCAGGACAGCCCCACCACCCGCCCCACCGATCGCATCGCCGCCGTCACCACATGAGCCGTTCGAGCCGATGCTCGCGGGCATGGAGGAGGTCGGCACCGGCCTGCTGGACCGGTTGGACGCGATGCAACGGGTCGCCGCGTCCGCGCCCGGCGGCCCGCTGCTGATCGTGGCCGGCCCGGGCACGGGCAAGACCCGGACACTGACGCACCGGATCGCGTACCTCTGCGCGGAGCTGAACGTCTTTCCCGAGCACTGCCTGGCCATCACCTTCACCCGCCGGGCCGCCGAGGAGCTGCGGCACCGCCTCGACGGCCTGCTCGGCCCGGTCGCCGAGGACGTCACCGTGGGCACCTTCCACGCGCTGGGGCTGACCATCCTGCGCGAGAACGCCGACGCGGCGGGCCTGCCGGTGGACTTCCGGATCGCCGACGACGCCGAGCGGGCGGCGGCCCGGTCGGAGGCCGGCGACGACCAGGCCAGCTACACCGCGCTGCTGCGTAAGCAGGATCTCGTCGACCTGGACGAGCTGGTGAGCCTGCCGGTCGAGCTGCTGCGGGCCGACCGGGAGCTGGTCGGGCGGTACCGGGACCGCTGGCGGTGGATCTTCGTCGACGAGTACCAGGACGTCGACGCGGTGCAGTACGAGCTGCTGCGGTTGCTCAGCCCGGCCGACGGCAACCTCTGCGCGATCGGCGACCCGGACCAGGCGATCTACTCGTTCCGGGGTGCCGACGTCGGCTACTTCCTGCGCTTCTCCCAGGACTTCACCGACGCCCGGCTGGTCCGGCTCAACCGCAACTACCGCTCCTCGGCACCGATCCTGGCCGCCGCCGTGCAGGCCATCGCTCCGTCCTCGCTGGTGCGTGGCCGGCGGCTGGATCCGGCCCGGCTCGATCCGGAGGCACCGCTGGTCGGTCGCTACCCCGCGGCCTCCGTCGCCGAGGAAGCCGACTTCGTGGTTCGTACCGTGGACGAGCTGGTCGGCGGGCTGTCCCACCGGTCGCTGGACTCGGGTCGGATCGACGGCCGGTCCACCTCGCTGTCGTTCTCCGACATCGCCGTGCTGTACCGCACCGACGCGCAGGCCGCGCCGATCGTGGACGCCCTGACCCGGGCCAACATTCCGGTGCAGAAACGCTCACACGACCGGCTGCGGGACCGGCCCGGGGTGGCGGCCATCGCCCGCGAGCTGCGGCACGCCGACGGGCTGGCCGGCTCGCTCGCCGCCCGGGTGCGCCTGGCCGGCCAGGTGGTCGCCGAGCGCTTCGCCGTGCCCACCCTGGACGGTGCCGGCGCAGGACGTCCCGAGGACGTCCGCTCGGCCGTGGATCTGCTGACCCCGCTGGCCCGCCGCTGCGGCGACGACCTGGAGACATTCCTGTCCCAGCTGGCCACCGGCGCGGAGGTGGACGCGCTCGACCCGCGGGCGGAGGCGGTCACCCTGCTCACGCTGCACGCCGCGAAGGGCCTCGAGTTCCCAGTGGTCTTCCTGGTCGGCGCCGAGGACGGGCTGCTGCCGCTGCGCTGGCCGGGCTCGACACCCGATGAGGATGCGGTCGCCGAGGAGCGGCGGCTCTTCTTCGTTGGCCTGACCCGGGCCCAGGACCGGCTGTACGTCACGCACGCCGCCCGCCGTACCCGCCACGGCGTCGAGCGCGACTGTGCGCCGTCGCCATTCCTCGGCGCGATCGACCCGGGGCTGTTCGAGCGGTTCGGCGAGACCGAGCCGCGCCGACCGAAGGACCGCCAGCTCCGCCTCATCTGA
- a CDS encoding EamA family transporter has translation MSSPSPSAAALATRGAGTAPTLIWTALIVVYLLWGSTYLGIRIAVETLPPLTSAALRFAVAGAVLAAVLRLRRGPGALRVERRQLGSAALVGVLLLAGGNGLVVLAESGPPGVAVPSGIAALLVATVPLLVVLLRSATGDRPPVWTFAGVTLGFVGLVLLVLPAGSADAVPLVGALTVVAAATSWSVGSFLSGRIRMPADPFVATVYEMVAGALVLAVVAAGRGELRDFHPAEVSTRSWLALGYLMVAGSLVAFTAYVWLLHNAPISLVSTYAYVNPAVAVALGALLVAEPITPQVLLGGAVIVAGVALVVSTERPRRPSAGSRSGTARERDRR, from the coding sequence ATGAGCTCACCTTCACCGAGTGCCGCAGCCCTGGCCACCCGTGGCGCCGGCACCGCGCCGACCTTGATCTGGACCGCGTTGATCGTGGTCTACCTGCTCTGGGGTTCCACCTATCTGGGCATCCGGATCGCCGTGGAGACGCTGCCACCGTTGACGTCGGCCGCCCTGCGGTTCGCCGTCGCCGGTGCGGTGCTGGCGGCGGTGCTGCGCCTGCGCCGGGGGCCGGGCGCGCTGCGGGTGGAGCGCCGACAGCTCGGCTCCGCCGCGTTGGTCGGGGTGCTCCTGCTCGCCGGGGGTAACGGTCTGGTGGTGCTCGCCGAGTCCGGGCCACCCGGCGTGGCGGTGCCGTCCGGGATCGCCGCGCTGCTGGTCGCGACCGTGCCGTTGCTCGTGGTGCTGCTGCGTTCCGCCACCGGGGACCGACCCCCGGTCTGGACGTTCGCCGGGGTCACCCTCGGCTTCGTCGGTCTGGTCCTGCTGGTGCTGCCCGCCGGCAGCGCGGACGCGGTGCCGCTGGTCGGGGCGTTGACCGTGGTCGCGGCGGCCACCTCCTGGTCGGTCGGATCGTTCCTGTCCGGCCGGATCCGGATGCCCGCCGACCCGTTCGTCGCCACGGTGTACGAGATGGTGGCCGGCGCGCTGGTGCTGGCCGTCGTCGCCGCCGGGCGGGGCGAGCTGCGCGACTTCCACCCGGCCGAGGTCAGCACCCGGTCCTGGCTGGCGTTGGGCTACCTCATGGTGGCCGGCTCGCTGGTGGCCTTCACCGCGTACGTCTGGCTGCTGCACAACGCGCCGATCTCGCTGGTCTCGACGTACGCCTACGTCAACCCGGCGGTCGCGGTGGCGCTCGGCGCGTTGCTGGTGGCCGAGCCGATCACCCCGCAGGTGCTGCTCGGCGGAGCGGTCATCGTCGCCGGGGTGGCCCTGGTGGTGAGCACGGAACGCCCCCGCCGGCCGAGCGCGGGATCGCGGTCGGGGACCGCGCGCGAGCGCGACCGGCGGTAA
- a CDS encoding LppU/SCO3897 family protein gives MIITLVVLLLLCPCLGLAGWAVWKAVDADSNAAPAPSVSAPAVPPVEPSDVPSPAAPSPSEDEFAKGDCVVNDGTEDDAELRKVPCGPNTYQVLLRIPATSDGDRCETLAPQATANYVHDNSIDLFDYVLCLKKR, from the coding sequence CTGATCATCACGCTGGTGGTGCTGCTCCTGCTCTGCCCGTGCCTCGGCCTGGCAGGGTGGGCGGTCTGGAAGGCCGTGGACGCCGACAGCAACGCCGCGCCCGCACCGTCAGTGAGCGCGCCGGCCGTTCCGCCCGTCGAGCCCAGCGATGTGCCGTCCCCGGCCGCGCCGAGCCCGAGCGAGGACGAGTTCGCCAAGGGCGACTGCGTGGTCAACGACGGCACCGAGGACGACGCGGAGTTGCGCAAGGTGCCGTGCGGCCCCAACACCTACCAGGTGCTGCTGCGGATTCCGGCGACGAGCGACGGGGACCGGTGCGAGACGCTCGCGCCGCAGGCCACCGCGAACTACGTGCACGACAACTCGATCGACCTGTTCGACTACGTGCTCTGCCTGAAGAAGCGGTAA
- a CDS encoding ATP-binding protein, translated as MDPVRNPYAPGAGQRPPELAGRGRELDVFDIVLERIARGRPERSLMLTGLRGVGKTVLLNTLRSQAINRLWGSGKIEARPDQSLRRPVAAALHMAVRELAPRHRAPDRIDAFLGVLKAFAQRSAPTGRGGSAPKLRDRWQPGIDVPAASGRADSGDIEIDLVELLSDAAAVASDVGTGIAVFIDEMQDLGPEDVSALCAACHELSQLGAPLIVVGAGLPHLPAVLSAAKSYSERLFRYQRIDRLDRIAADQALCAPAEREDVEYEQKALDLLYEKSGGYPYFVQAYGKATWDHAPRSPITAADVRVAAPEAEAELAVGFFGSRFERATPAEREYMRAMATLSLVEGESGGPVRDDMDAAVPTAEIARALGRKPASLSPARDALIKKGLIYSGERGTVAFTVPHFGRYLRTQPA; from the coding sequence GTGGATCCGGTCCGCAACCCGTACGCACCGGGCGCCGGTCAGCGCCCGCCCGAACTCGCCGGGCGGGGGCGGGAGCTGGACGTCTTCGACATCGTGCTGGAGCGCATCGCCCGAGGTCGCCCCGAGCGCAGCCTGATGCTCACCGGGCTGCGCGGTGTCGGCAAGACCGTCCTGCTCAACACCCTCCGGTCGCAGGCGATCAACCGCCTCTGGGGCAGCGGCAAGATCGAGGCGCGGCCGGATCAGTCCCTGCGCCGCCCGGTCGCCGCCGCGCTGCACATGGCGGTCCGGGAGCTCGCGCCCCGGCACCGCGCGCCCGACCGGATCGACGCCTTCCTCGGGGTCCTCAAGGCGTTCGCCCAGCGGTCCGCCCCGACCGGCCGGGGCGGGAGCGCCCCGAAGCTGCGCGATCGGTGGCAGCCCGGAATCGACGTACCCGCGGCGAGCGGTCGGGCCGACTCCGGCGACATCGAGATCGACCTGGTCGAGCTGCTCAGTGACGCCGCCGCCGTGGCCAGCGACGTGGGCACCGGCATCGCCGTCTTCATCGACGAGATGCAGGACCTCGGCCCGGAGGACGTGTCGGCGCTCTGCGCCGCCTGCCACGAGCTGTCCCAACTCGGCGCGCCGCTGATCGTGGTCGGCGCCGGCCTGCCGCACCTGCCGGCCGTGCTCAGCGCCGCGAAGTCGTACTCCGAGCGGCTGTTCCGCTACCAGCGCATCGACCGGCTCGACCGGATCGCCGCCGACCAGGCACTCTGCGCGCCGGCCGAACGCGAGGATGTGGAGTACGAGCAGAAGGCGCTCGACCTTCTCTACGAGAAGTCCGGCGGCTACCCCTACTTCGTCCAGGCGTACGGCAAGGCGACCTGGGACCATGCTCCGCGCTCGCCGATCACCGCCGCCGACGTCCGGGTCGCCGCGCCCGAGGCGGAGGCCGAGCTGGCGGTCGGCTTCTTCGGCTCCCGGTTCGAGCGGGCGACCCCCGCCGAGCGCGAGTACATGCGGGCGATGGCCACGTTGTCCCTGGTGGAAGGCGAGTCCGGCGGCCCGGTCCGCGACGACATGGACGCCGCGGTGCCCACCGCGGAGATCGCCCGGGCGCTCGGCCGCAAGCCGGCCAGCCTCTCCCCGGCGCGGGACGCGCTGATCAAGAAGGGGCTGATCTACTCCGGTGAGCGGGGCACGGTGGCCTTCACCGTTCCGCACTTCGGCCGGTACCTGCGCACCCAGCCAGCCTGA
- a CDS encoding GNAT family N-acetyltransferase: MTTLRLRPEDPADTGPVRRVLAAAFARPDVATPPEVSLVDELRGTDAWLPELAMVAEYGGEVVGYALLTRVRVRPERGSDAPALVFGPVAVAPHRQRLGHGTAVVQAALDAATELGERLVVVLGDPAFYRRFGFGPASELGVSSPWAGLGEPWQALLLPPSTSEEGPPPCGEVLFPVPWSRV; the protein is encoded by the coding sequence GTGACCACGCTGCGGCTACGACCCGAGGACCCGGCCGACACCGGCCCGGTGCGTCGGGTGCTGGCTGCCGCGTTCGCCCGGCCCGACGTGGCGACGCCGCCGGAGGTGAGCCTGGTCGACGAGCTGCGCGGCACTGACGCCTGGTTGCCGGAGCTGGCCATGGTCGCCGAGTACGGCGGCGAGGTGGTCGGGTACGCGCTGCTCACCCGGGTGCGGGTGCGACCGGAGCGGGGCAGCGACGCGCCCGCTCTGGTGTTCGGCCCGGTGGCGGTCGCTCCGCACCGGCAGCGGCTGGGGCACGGCACGGCGGTGGTGCAGGCCGCTCTGGACGCCGCCACCGAGCTGGGCGAGCGGTTGGTCGTGGTCCTGGGCGATCCCGCCTTCTACCGCCGCTTCGGCTTCGGCCCGGCCAGCGAGCTGGGTGTGAGCAGCCCGTGGGCCGGTCTCGGTGAGCCGTGGCAGGCGCTGTTGCTGCCGCCGTCCACCAGCGAGGAAGGGCCGCCGCCCTGCGGCGAGGTGCTCTTTCCGGTGCCCTGGTCCCGGGTCTGA
- a CDS encoding DoxX family protein, which yields MTPVRSLARAMLSGIFVVSGYRNFRNPDRLAVAARPVTDKLAPMLHKAHPNFPTDTKTLIRLNAAVQVSAGLMLATGRFSRPAALVLAGSLVPVTIAGHPFWNNDDPVARNNNQVHVLKNLGLFGGLLLAAADTGGKPGLRWRTGHRIGHSRRSMQRAVRTARREARIAVRSASTARRLPG from the coding sequence ATGACGCCCGTACGCTCCCTCGCCCGCGCCATGCTGAGCGGCATTTTCGTGGTCAGCGGGTACCGCAACTTCCGCAACCCGGACCGGCTGGCGGTGGCGGCCAGGCCGGTGACCGACAAGCTCGCGCCGATGCTGCACAAGGCGCATCCGAACTTCCCCACCGACACCAAGACGCTGATCCGGCTCAACGCCGCGGTGCAGGTCAGCGCCGGGCTGATGCTGGCCACCGGGCGGTTCAGCCGACCCGCCGCGCTGGTCCTCGCCGGCTCGCTGGTGCCGGTGACCATCGCCGGGCATCCCTTCTGGAACAACGACGACCCGGTGGCCCGGAACAACAACCAGGTGCACGTCCTGAAGAACCTGGGCCTCTTCGGCGGCCTGCTGCTCGCCGCGGCCGACACCGGGGGCAAGCCGGGTCTGCGGTGGCGGACCGGCCATCGCATCGGCCATTCTCGACGTTCCATGCAGCGCGCCGTCCGCACTGCCCGGCGGGAGGCCCGGATCGCCGTCCGGTCCGCCTCCACCGCGCGTCGACTTCCGGGCTGA
- a CDS encoding glycosyltransferase 87 family protein, with the protein MPTTVGRRADRLAQIQRVTRAIERATRGVDRGTVVRGAIVAAVAYAAWLAIGAFGRPYNFFDMKIYHGAVVWWASGHELYEFIAPGTTLGFTYPPFAGLVMLPMAQLPIGAAGRVNALASIAALALVLAGLLRPIVDRLGWPLWFTVALAVPLAVAIEPVRETLGYGQVNVLLFALIMADLIGLRWRSRRGTHYAATDGPLLRFIYGGAWAGAGIGLATAVKLTPALFIAYLLITRQWRVAATAIGTTIGVTVGTFAIVGDESRAYFGSVLWQTERVGAADMTPNQSLAGLLARLYDSIETPGLLWLAFSVLILALGLSRAASSRADGDELTAFTLVGLTANVISPISWTHHLVWVIPAIIVLADAAVRRREASRGLTQRNGQGLAFGGLPGVNGLRPPIWYPALTGLRHGVAAIGLYLLFLVSPIWPYEHQLPEMSHYQDGLFGALMENSLALALIVLVAALPWRPGAEPAFYGDRLARAVLVNGRR; encoded by the coding sequence ATGCCGACGACTGTCGGTAGACGGGCAGACCGCCTCGCCCAAATTCAACGCGTGACCCGTGCGATCGAACGCGCGACGCGTGGGGTCGATCGCGGGACAGTCGTACGGGGTGCCATCGTGGCCGCCGTCGCCTACGCCGCATGGCTCGCCATCGGTGCGTTCGGGCGGCCGTACAACTTCTTCGACATGAAGATCTACCACGGCGCGGTGGTGTGGTGGGCGAGCGGCCACGAGCTCTACGAGTTCATCGCGCCGGGCACAACTCTCGGCTTCACCTACCCGCCGTTCGCCGGCCTCGTCATGCTGCCGATGGCACAGTTGCCGATCGGCGCCGCCGGAAGGGTCAACGCTCTGGCCAGCATCGCCGCGCTGGCGCTGGTGCTGGCGGGGCTGCTCCGCCCCATCGTGGACCGGCTGGGCTGGCCGCTGTGGTTCACCGTGGCCCTGGCGGTGCCGCTCGCGGTGGCGATCGAGCCGGTCCGGGAGACCCTCGGCTACGGCCAGGTCAACGTCCTGCTGTTCGCGCTGATCATGGCCGATCTGATCGGGCTGCGGTGGCGCTCCCGCCGGGGCACCCACTACGCGGCGACCGACGGCCCCCTGCTGCGCTTCATCTACGGCGGTGCCTGGGCCGGAGCGGGCATCGGCCTGGCCACCGCGGTCAAGCTCACCCCGGCGCTGTTCATCGCCTACCTGCTGATCACCCGCCAGTGGCGGGTGGCGGCCACCGCGATCGGCACCACGATCGGTGTGACCGTGGGGACCTTCGCGATCGTCGGTGACGAGTCGCGGGCCTACTTCGGCAGCGTGCTCTGGCAGACCGAGCGGGTCGGCGCGGCGGACATGACGCCCAACCAGTCGCTCGCCGGCCTGCTGGCCCGGCTGTACGACTCGATCGAGACCCCCGGTCTGCTCTGGCTCGCCTTCTCGGTGCTGATCCTGGCGCTGGGCCTGTCCCGGGCGGCCAGCTCCCGCGCCGACGGTGACGAGCTGACCGCGTTCACGCTGGTCGGTCTTACCGCCAACGTGATCAGCCCGATCTCCTGGACGCACCACCTCGTCTGGGTGATCCCGGCGATCATCGTGCTGGCCGACGCGGCGGTACGCCGCCGGGAGGCGAGCCGGGGGTTGACGCAGCGCAATGGCCAGGGCCTGGCGTTCGGGGGCCTGCCCGGGGTCAACGGGCTCCGCCCGCCGATCTGGTACCCGGCGCTGACCGGGCTCCGGCACGGCGTCGCCGCGATCGGGCTCTACCTGCTCTTCCTGGTCTCCCCGATCTGGCCGTACGAGCACCAGCTGCCGGAGATGTCGCACTATCAGGACGGTCTCTTCGGCGCACTGATGGAGAACTCGCTCGCGCTCGCGCTGATCGTGCTGGTCGCCGCGCTGCCCTGGCGCCCGGGCGCAGAGCCGGCGTTCTACGGCGACCGACTCGCGCGGGCCGTGCTGGTCAACGGCCGACGCTGA
- a CDS encoding molybdenum cofactor biosynthesis protein MoaE codes for MTAPALTFGEVTDQPLDLAAHEAAVADRRAGAVVSFQGVVRDHDHGRPVVSLEYEGHPSAEQVLREVAAEIAAEPDVYAVAVSHRVGPLAIGDVALVAAVSTAHRAAAFEACARLVDEVKARLPIWKRQVFGDGTEEWVNCP; via the coding sequence GTGACGGCGCCGGCGCTCACCTTCGGCGAGGTCACCGACCAGCCACTGGATCTGGCCGCGCACGAGGCGGCGGTCGCCGACCGGCGGGCCGGCGCCGTCGTCTCCTTCCAGGGCGTGGTCCGCGACCACGACCACGGGCGCCCGGTGGTGAGCCTGGAGTACGAGGGGCACCCGAGTGCCGAGCAGGTGCTACGCGAGGTGGCCGCCGAGATCGCGGCCGAGCCCGACGTCTACGCGGTGGCGGTCTCGCACCGGGTCGGCCCGCTGGCGATCGGCGACGTGGCGCTGGTCGCCGCCGTGAGCACCGCGCACCGCGCGGCGGCCTTCGAGGCCTGCGCCCGTCTGGTGGACGAGGTCAAGGCGCGGCTGCCGATCTGGAAGCGGCAGGTCTTCGGTGACGGCACCGAGGAATGGGTCAACTGCCCCTGA